The following proteins are co-located in the Vigna unguiculata cultivar IT97K-499-35 chromosome 9, ASM411807v1, whole genome shotgun sequence genome:
- the LOC114163376 gene encoding putative pentatricopeptide repeat-containing protein At1g64310 isoform X1, which translates to MHKHQHHLPEVNIVILMFIPFEWLHSELSNICRSLLRVKQLHAFLLKTHLSEDPFYATKILRQYAVNSDINSAHHVFDKTSDRSVYLWNSMIRAFAQSQRFFSAISLFRTMLGADISPDGHTYACVIRACADNFDYGMLRRVHGGAVAAGLGLDPVCCSALVTAYSKLGLVHEARRVFNRITEPDIVLWNSLISGYGSSGLWDVGMQMFSAMKLVGKKPDGYTLAGLLVGIVDSGVLSIGQGLHCLSQKSGLDADSHVSSLLVSFYSRCKCMDYAYRVFCSILNPDLVTWSALIMGYSQAGVFEKVLYLFWKLNMEDRKADTVLVASVLASIARTANVGLGCEVHGYALRHGLELDVRVSSALIDMYSKCGCLQLGISVFRIMPERNVVSYNSVILAFGLHGYAYEAFKVFEKMLEKGLVPDEATFSSLLSACCHGGLVKDGREIFRRMEEEFNIRPRAEHYVYMVKLLGSSGELEEAYSLIRSLPEPVDKAILGALLSCCNSRGNSELAETVAQQLFANNPTDNVYRVMLSNIYAGDGRWDDVKMLRDKITGRMRKMPGLSWIESS; encoded by the exons ATGCATAAACACCAACACCACCTTCCTG AAGTTAACATTGTAATCTTAATGTTCATTCCGTTTGAATGGCTTCATTCCGAACTCAGCAACATTTGTAGGTCCCTCTTGAGGGTGAAGCAGTTACACGCATTCCTTTTGAAGACCCATCTCTCAGAAGACCCTTTTTACGCAACAAAAATTCTCAGGCAGTATGCAGTCAACAGCGACATCAACTCGGCCCATCATGTGTTCGACAAAACTTCCGACCGAAGTGTCTACCTTTGGAATTCCATGATTCGAGCTTTCGCGCAGTCCCAAAGATTTTTCAGCGCAATCTCTCTGTTTAGAACCATGCTTGGGGCTGACATAAGTCCTGATGGTCACACTTATGCTTGTGTTATACGTGCGTGTGCTGACAACTTTGATTACGGTATGCTAAGGCGTGTTCATGGAGGTGCTGTGGCTGCAGGATTAGGACTGGACCCTGTTTGTTGCAGTGCACTTGTGACTGCTTATTCAAAACTTGGTCTTGTTCATGAAGCGCGTAGAGTGTTCAATAGGATCACTGAACCAGATATAGTTTTATGGAATTCATTGATTTCTGGCTATGGGAGCTCTGGTCTATGGGATGTGGGGATGCAGATGTTTAGTGCGATGAAACTTGTCGGGAAGAAGCCTGATGGATATACCCTGGCTGGGTTGCTTGTGGGTATTGTAGATTCTGGGGTGCTGAGCATTGGCCAAGGATTACATTGTTTAAGTCAAAAGAGTGGGCTTGATGCTGACTCTCATGTTAGTAGTTTGCTGGTGAGTTTTTACTCGAGATGTAAGTGTATGGATTATGCATACAGAGTCTTTTGCAGTATTTTGAATCCTGATTTGGTCACATGGTCTGCTCTTATTATGGGGTATTCTCAGGCTGGGGTGTTTGAGAAAGTGCTGTACCTTTTTTGGAAATTAAACATGGAAGACAGGAAGGCAGATACTGTCTTGGTTGCCAGTGTATTGGCTTCTATTGCTCGGACGGCAAATGTAGGACTTGGGTGCGAGGTACATGGATATGCTCTTCGGCATGGATTGGAACTAGATGTCAGGGTCTCCTCTGCTCTAATAGATATGTATTCAAAGTGTGGTTGTTTGCAGTTGGGAATTAGTGTTTTCAGGATAATGCCAGAGCGGAATGTTGTTTCTTATAATTCTGTAATTTTGGCTTTTGGCTTGCATGGATATGCTTATGAGGCTTTTAAGGTGTTTGAAAAGATGCTGGAGAAAGGATTGGTACCTGATGAAGCCACATTCTCTTCTCTCCTTTCTGCCTGTTGTCATGGTGGCCTCGTCAAAGATGGTCGCGAGATTTTCCGGAGAATGGAGGAAGAATTTAACATCAGACCTAGGGCTGAACACTATGTTTACATGGTGAAGCTCCTTGGAAGTTCTGGGGAGTTGGAAGAGGCTTACAGTCTGATCCGGTCTTTACCAGAACCTGTAGACAAGGCCATCCTGGGAGCCTTATTATCTTGCTGTAATTCTCGCGGAAATTCTGAGCTGGCAGAAACTGTAGCACAGCAGCTTTTTGCAAATAATCCTACCGATAATGTATACAGAGTTATGCTTTCTAATATATACGCGGGTGATGGGAGGTGGGATGATGTTAAGATGTTGAGGGATAAAATAACAGGACGTATGAGAAAAATGCCCGGACTAAGCTGGATTGAAAGCAGTTAG
- the LOC114163376 gene encoding putative pentatricopeptide repeat-containing protein At1g64310 isoform X2: MHKHQHHLPVNIVILMFIPFEWLHSELSNICRSLLRVKQLHAFLLKTHLSEDPFYATKILRQYAVNSDINSAHHVFDKTSDRSVYLWNSMIRAFAQSQRFFSAISLFRTMLGADISPDGHTYACVIRACADNFDYGMLRRVHGGAVAAGLGLDPVCCSALVTAYSKLGLVHEARRVFNRITEPDIVLWNSLISGYGSSGLWDVGMQMFSAMKLVGKKPDGYTLAGLLVGIVDSGVLSIGQGLHCLSQKSGLDADSHVSSLLVSFYSRCKCMDYAYRVFCSILNPDLVTWSALIMGYSQAGVFEKVLYLFWKLNMEDRKADTVLVASVLASIARTANVGLGCEVHGYALRHGLELDVRVSSALIDMYSKCGCLQLGISVFRIMPERNVVSYNSVILAFGLHGYAYEAFKVFEKMLEKGLVPDEATFSSLLSACCHGGLVKDGREIFRRMEEEFNIRPRAEHYVYMVKLLGSSGELEEAYSLIRSLPEPVDKAILGALLSCCNSRGNSELAETVAQQLFANNPTDNVYRVMLSNIYAGDGRWDDVKMLRDKITGRMRKMPGLSWIESS; this comes from the exons ATGCATAAACACCAACACCACCTTCCTG TTAACATTGTAATCTTAATGTTCATTCCGTTTGAATGGCTTCATTCCGAACTCAGCAACATTTGTAGGTCCCTCTTGAGGGTGAAGCAGTTACACGCATTCCTTTTGAAGACCCATCTCTCAGAAGACCCTTTTTACGCAACAAAAATTCTCAGGCAGTATGCAGTCAACAGCGACATCAACTCGGCCCATCATGTGTTCGACAAAACTTCCGACCGAAGTGTCTACCTTTGGAATTCCATGATTCGAGCTTTCGCGCAGTCCCAAAGATTTTTCAGCGCAATCTCTCTGTTTAGAACCATGCTTGGGGCTGACATAAGTCCTGATGGTCACACTTATGCTTGTGTTATACGTGCGTGTGCTGACAACTTTGATTACGGTATGCTAAGGCGTGTTCATGGAGGTGCTGTGGCTGCAGGATTAGGACTGGACCCTGTTTGTTGCAGTGCACTTGTGACTGCTTATTCAAAACTTGGTCTTGTTCATGAAGCGCGTAGAGTGTTCAATAGGATCACTGAACCAGATATAGTTTTATGGAATTCATTGATTTCTGGCTATGGGAGCTCTGGTCTATGGGATGTGGGGATGCAGATGTTTAGTGCGATGAAACTTGTCGGGAAGAAGCCTGATGGATATACCCTGGCTGGGTTGCTTGTGGGTATTGTAGATTCTGGGGTGCTGAGCATTGGCCAAGGATTACATTGTTTAAGTCAAAAGAGTGGGCTTGATGCTGACTCTCATGTTAGTAGTTTGCTGGTGAGTTTTTACTCGAGATGTAAGTGTATGGATTATGCATACAGAGTCTTTTGCAGTATTTTGAATCCTGATTTGGTCACATGGTCTGCTCTTATTATGGGGTATTCTCAGGCTGGGGTGTTTGAGAAAGTGCTGTACCTTTTTTGGAAATTAAACATGGAAGACAGGAAGGCAGATACTGTCTTGGTTGCCAGTGTATTGGCTTCTATTGCTCGGACGGCAAATGTAGGACTTGGGTGCGAGGTACATGGATATGCTCTTCGGCATGGATTGGAACTAGATGTCAGGGTCTCCTCTGCTCTAATAGATATGTATTCAAAGTGTGGTTGTTTGCAGTTGGGAATTAGTGTTTTCAGGATAATGCCAGAGCGGAATGTTGTTTCTTATAATTCTGTAATTTTGGCTTTTGGCTTGCATGGATATGCTTATGAGGCTTTTAAGGTGTTTGAAAAGATGCTGGAGAAAGGATTGGTACCTGATGAAGCCACATTCTCTTCTCTCCTTTCTGCCTGTTGTCATGGTGGCCTCGTCAAAGATGGTCGCGAGATTTTCCGGAGAATGGAGGAAGAATTTAACATCAGACCTAGGGCTGAACACTATGTTTACATGGTGAAGCTCCTTGGAAGTTCTGGGGAGTTGGAAGAGGCTTACAGTCTGATCCGGTCTTTACCAGAACCTGTAGACAAGGCCATCCTGGGAGCCTTATTATCTTGCTGTAATTCTCGCGGAAATTCTGAGCTGGCAGAAACTGTAGCACAGCAGCTTTTTGCAAATAATCCTACCGATAATGTATACAGAGTTATGCTTTCTAATATATACGCGGGTGATGGGAGGTGGGATGATGTTAAGATGTTGAGGGATAAAATAACAGGACGTATGAGAAAAATGCCCGGACTAAGCTGGATTGAAAGCAGTTAG
- the LOC114163376 gene encoding putative pentatricopeptide repeat-containing protein At1g64310 isoform X3, which produces MHKHQHHLPEVNIVILMFIPFEWLHSELSNICRSLLRVKQLHAFLLKTHLSEDPFYATKILRQYAVNSDINSAHHVFDKTSDRSVYLWNSMIRAFAQSQRFFSAISLFRTMLGADISPDGHTYACVIRACADNFDYGMLRRVHGGAVAAGLGLDPVCCSALVTAYSKLGLVHEARRVFNRITEPDIVLWNSLISGYGSSGLWDVGMQMFSAMKLVGKKPDGYTLAGLLVGIVDSGVLSIGQGLHCLSQKSGLDADSHVSSLLAGVFEKVLYLFWKLNMEDRKADTVLVASVLASIARTANVGLGCEVHGYALRHGLELDVRVSSALIDMYSKCGCLQLGISVFRIMPERNVVSYNSVILAFGLHGYAYEAFKVFEKMLEKGLVPDEATFSSLLSACCHGGLVKDGREIFRRMEEEFNIRPRAEHYVYMVKLLGSSGELEEAYSLIRSLPEPVDKAILGALLSCCNSRGNSELAETVAQQLFANNPTDNVYRVMLSNIYAGDGRWDDVKMLRDKITGRMRKMPGLSWIESS; this is translated from the exons ATGCATAAACACCAACACCACCTTCCTG AAGTTAACATTGTAATCTTAATGTTCATTCCGTTTGAATGGCTTCATTCCGAACTCAGCAACATTTGTAGGTCCCTCTTGAGGGTGAAGCAGTTACACGCATTCCTTTTGAAGACCCATCTCTCAGAAGACCCTTTTTACGCAACAAAAATTCTCAGGCAGTATGCAGTCAACAGCGACATCAACTCGGCCCATCATGTGTTCGACAAAACTTCCGACCGAAGTGTCTACCTTTGGAATTCCATGATTCGAGCTTTCGCGCAGTCCCAAAGATTTTTCAGCGCAATCTCTCTGTTTAGAACCATGCTTGGGGCTGACATAAGTCCTGATGGTCACACTTATGCTTGTGTTATACGTGCGTGTGCTGACAACTTTGATTACGGTATGCTAAGGCGTGTTCATGGAGGTGCTGTGGCTGCAGGATTAGGACTGGACCCTGTTTGTTGCAGTGCACTTGTGACTGCTTATTCAAAACTTGGTCTTGTTCATGAAGCGCGTAGAGTGTTCAATAGGATCACTGAACCAGATATAGTTTTATGGAATTCATTGATTTCTGGCTATGGGAGCTCTGGTCTATGGGATGTGGGGATGCAGATGTTTAGTGCGATGAAACTTGTCGGGAAGAAGCCTGATGGATATACCCTGGCTGGGTTGCTTGTGGGTATTGTAGATTCTGGGGTGCTGAGCATTGGCCAAGGATTACATTGTTTAAGTCAAAAGAGTGGGCTTGATGCTGACTCTCATGTTAGTAGTTTGCTG GCTGGGGTGTTTGAGAAAGTGCTGTACCTTTTTTGGAAATTAAACATGGAAGACAGGAAGGCAGATACTGTCTTGGTTGCCAGTGTATTGGCTTCTATTGCTCGGACGGCAAATGTAGGACTTGGGTGCGAGGTACATGGATATGCTCTTCGGCATGGATTGGAACTAGATGTCAGGGTCTCCTCTGCTCTAATAGATATGTATTCAAAGTGTGGTTGTTTGCAGTTGGGAATTAGTGTTTTCAGGATAATGCCAGAGCGGAATGTTGTTTCTTATAATTCTGTAATTTTGGCTTTTGGCTTGCATGGATATGCTTATGAGGCTTTTAAGGTGTTTGAAAAGATGCTGGAGAAAGGATTGGTACCTGATGAAGCCACATTCTCTTCTCTCCTTTCTGCCTGTTGTCATGGTGGCCTCGTCAAAGATGGTCGCGAGATTTTCCGGAGAATGGAGGAAGAATTTAACATCAGACCTAGGGCTGAACACTATGTTTACATGGTGAAGCTCCTTGGAAGTTCTGGGGAGTTGGAAGAGGCTTACAGTCTGATCCGGTCTTTACCAGAACCTGTAGACAAGGCCATCCTGGGAGCCTTATTATCTTGCTGTAATTCTCGCGGAAATTCTGAGCTGGCAGAAACTGTAGCACAGCAGCTTTTTGCAAATAATCCTACCGATAATGTATACAGAGTTATGCTTTCTAATATATACGCGGGTGATGGGAGGTGGGATGATGTTAAGATGTTGAGGGATAAAATAACAGGACGTATGAGAAAAATGCCCGGACTAAGCTGGATTGAAAGCAGTTAG
- the LOC114163376 gene encoding putative pentatricopeptide repeat-containing protein At1g64310 isoform X4, with translation MIRAFAQSQRFFSAISLFRTMLGADISPDGHTYACVIRACADNFDYGMLRRVHGGAVAAGLGLDPVCCSALVTAYSKLGLVHEARRVFNRITEPDIVLWNSLISGYGSSGLWDVGMQMFSAMKLVGKKPDGYTLAGLLVGIVDSGVLSIGQGLHCLSQKSGLDADSHVSSLLVSFYSRCKCMDYAYRVFCSILNPDLVTWSALIMGYSQAGVFEKVLYLFWKLNMEDRKADTVLVASVLASIARTANVGLGCEVHGYALRHGLELDVRVSSALIDMYSKCGCLQLGISVFRIMPERNVVSYNSVILAFGLHGYAYEAFKVFEKMLEKGLVPDEATFSSLLSACCHGGLVKDGREIFRRMEEEFNIRPRAEHYVYMVKLLGSSGELEEAYSLIRSLPEPVDKAILGALLSCCNSRGNSELAETVAQQLFANNPTDNVYRVMLSNIYAGDGRWDDVKMLRDKITGRMRKMPGLSWIESS, from the coding sequence ATGATTCGAGCTTTCGCGCAGTCCCAAAGATTTTTCAGCGCAATCTCTCTGTTTAGAACCATGCTTGGGGCTGACATAAGTCCTGATGGTCACACTTATGCTTGTGTTATACGTGCGTGTGCTGACAACTTTGATTACGGTATGCTAAGGCGTGTTCATGGAGGTGCTGTGGCTGCAGGATTAGGACTGGACCCTGTTTGTTGCAGTGCACTTGTGACTGCTTATTCAAAACTTGGTCTTGTTCATGAAGCGCGTAGAGTGTTCAATAGGATCACTGAACCAGATATAGTTTTATGGAATTCATTGATTTCTGGCTATGGGAGCTCTGGTCTATGGGATGTGGGGATGCAGATGTTTAGTGCGATGAAACTTGTCGGGAAGAAGCCTGATGGATATACCCTGGCTGGGTTGCTTGTGGGTATTGTAGATTCTGGGGTGCTGAGCATTGGCCAAGGATTACATTGTTTAAGTCAAAAGAGTGGGCTTGATGCTGACTCTCATGTTAGTAGTTTGCTGGTGAGTTTTTACTCGAGATGTAAGTGTATGGATTATGCATACAGAGTCTTTTGCAGTATTTTGAATCCTGATTTGGTCACATGGTCTGCTCTTATTATGGGGTATTCTCAGGCTGGGGTGTTTGAGAAAGTGCTGTACCTTTTTTGGAAATTAAACATGGAAGACAGGAAGGCAGATACTGTCTTGGTTGCCAGTGTATTGGCTTCTATTGCTCGGACGGCAAATGTAGGACTTGGGTGCGAGGTACATGGATATGCTCTTCGGCATGGATTGGAACTAGATGTCAGGGTCTCCTCTGCTCTAATAGATATGTATTCAAAGTGTGGTTGTTTGCAGTTGGGAATTAGTGTTTTCAGGATAATGCCAGAGCGGAATGTTGTTTCTTATAATTCTGTAATTTTGGCTTTTGGCTTGCATGGATATGCTTATGAGGCTTTTAAGGTGTTTGAAAAGATGCTGGAGAAAGGATTGGTACCTGATGAAGCCACATTCTCTTCTCTCCTTTCTGCCTGTTGTCATGGTGGCCTCGTCAAAGATGGTCGCGAGATTTTCCGGAGAATGGAGGAAGAATTTAACATCAGACCTAGGGCTGAACACTATGTTTACATGGTGAAGCTCCTTGGAAGTTCTGGGGAGTTGGAAGAGGCTTACAGTCTGATCCGGTCTTTACCAGAACCTGTAGACAAGGCCATCCTGGGAGCCTTATTATCTTGCTGTAATTCTCGCGGAAATTCTGAGCTGGCAGAAACTGTAGCACAGCAGCTTTTTGCAAATAATCCTACCGATAATGTATACAGAGTTATGCTTTCTAATATATACGCGGGTGATGGGAGGTGGGATGATGTTAAGATGTTGAGGGATAAAATAACAGGACGTATGAGAAAAATGCCCGGACTAAGCTGGATTGAAAGCAGTTAG
- the LOC114163380 gene encoding uncharacterized protein LOC114163380: MTTVQSEGAAKGTAITEKAFKRWGRRSPFLRYGLPMISLTVLGSLGLAQLLQGSKDIARVKDDQEWEIIETRKALSRTGPVHAYNPKQISLDDELKALQQKVDINSYEYKKIPKPNEGNQD, translated from the exons ATGACTACAGTCCAGAGCGAGGGGGCAGCAAAAGGAACTGCCATAACTGAGAAAGCATTCAAAAGATGGGGCAGGAGAAGCCCATTTTTGAGATATGGCCTTCCTATGATCTCTCTCACTGTCCTCGGCTCTCTAGGCCTTGCCCAACTCCTGCAAGGCAG CAAGGATATTGCAAGGGTGAAAGATGATCAAGAGTGGGAAATCATTGAAACAAGAAAAGCATTGTCTAGGACAGGACCAGTGCATGCGTACAATCCAAAACAGATTTCCTTGGACGATGAGCTAAAG GCTTTGCAACAAAAGGTGGACATTAACAGCTATGAATACAAGAAAATTCCTAAACCAAATGAAGGCAATCAAGACTAG
- the LOC114163459 gene encoding BTB/POZ domain-containing protein At5g03250-like: MACMKLGSKSEMFYLYGQSWLCSTGLPSDIIIEIGDTSFHLHKFPLISRSRELESLMREVPCEPDKSVLELPGLPGGAKAFLHVVKFCYGVKMELNASNVVGLRCAAEYLQMSENYGEGNLIMQTEKFLNHVFGYWTDTLIALKTCEEVLPMAEELHIASRSINSLVQKVADQSLVNLPVSSGPSVAQSPEDAEVWNGISLTPKASGEDWWFDDVSSLSLPLYKRFIRGASARNIKPKRIAGSLVYYAKKHIPLLGSQTNSQSGNSSSLKSSLSTPSEADQRNLIQEIVELLPNEKDIAPTKFLLGCLRTAMALYASSSCCSSLEKRIGSQLDEAYLEDLLIPNIGFSMETIHDIDCVQRMLDHFMIVEHDLIDTTSNDIEEEERRIVGSSQPLSPMAKVANLIDSYLAEVAPDVNVKLPKFQSLAAVIPDHVRTLDDGLYRAIDIYLKNHHWLTDSEKEQICRLMNCQKLSLEASTHAAQNERLPLRVVVQVLFFEQLKLRTSVAGWFFASDNVENSQNMNANLSLMRNDGSIPHNPVVAFDNMKERVAELEKEYLSMKHDLEKMMKSKGGWNMFLRKLGWKLVPKPSNANVSKPCRKSKISPATTAQMEEKAMQVK; this comes from the exons ATGGCGTGCATGAAGCTGGGATCCAAATCTGAAATGTTTTACCTCTATGGCCAAAGTTG GCTTTGCTCAACTGGACTTCCAAGTGATATCATCATTGAAATTGGTGATACATCTTTCCATCTCCACAAG TTTCCACTGATATCAAGAAGCAGAGAGCTAGAAAGTTTGATGAGGGAAGTACCATGCGAACCTGATAAGTCTGTTTTGGAACTGCCTGGTCTACCTGGAGGAGCCAAGGCGTTTTTGCATGTTGTTAAGTTTTGTTATGGTGTCAAAATGGAGTTGAATGCATCGAATGTGGTTGGTCTCAGGTGTGCAGCAGAGTATCTGCAAATGAGTGAGAACTATGGAGAGGGGAATCTCATCATGCAGACAGAAAAATTCCTTAATCATGTGTTTGGTTACTGGACAGACACTCTCATTGCTCTTAAAACATGTGAAGAGGTTTTACCTATGGCTGAAGAGCTTCACATCGCTTCACGTAGCATAAACTCTTTGGTGCAGAAAGTGGCAGATCAAAGTTTGGTTAATTTGCCTGTCTCATCAGGTCCAAGTGTTGCTCAGAGTCCAGAAGATGCAGAAGTGTGGAATGGAATAAGCCTGACACCAAAGGCATCAGGTGAAGATTGGTGGTTTGATGATGTATCTTCTCTTAGTTTGCCATTGTACAAAAGGTTCATACGAGGTGCTAGTGCACGAAACATTAAACCTAAGAGAATCGCTGGATCACTTGTTTACTATGCAAAAAAGCACATTCCCTTGTTGGGAAGTCAAACAAATTCACAGAGTGGAAACTCGTCTTCTCTTAAGTCATCTCTTTCTACCCCTTCTGAAGCAGATCAGAGGAATCTTATTCAGGAAATAGTGGAGTTGCTGCCAAATGAAAAGGACATAGCACCAACCAAGTTTTTGTTGGGGTGTCTGCGGACAGCAATGGCCTTATATGCTAGTTCATCTTGCTGCTCAAGCTTGGAGAAAAGGATTGGTTCTCAATTAGATGAAGCATATTTAGAAGATCTTTTGATTCCAAATATTGGATTCTCAATGGAAACTATTCATGACATCGACTGTGTCCAAAGAATGCTTGACCATTTCATGATTGTAGAGCATGATCTAATTGATACTACGTCTAATGATatagaagaggaagaaaggCGCATAGTTGGAAGTTCTCAACCTCTGAGCCCAATGGCAAAAGTGGCTAACCTGATAGATTCTTATTTAGCTGAAGTTGCACCTGATGTAAATGTGAAGCTACCAAAATTTCAATCACTTGCTGCTGTAATTCCTGATCATGTCAGGACCCTGGATGATGGTTTATACCGCGCCATTGATATATATCTCAAG aatcaTCATTGGCTGACAGACTCTGAGAAGGAACAAATCTGCAGGCTCATGAATTGCCAAAAGCTGTCATTGGAAGCTAGCACACATGCAGCTCAAAATGAAAGATTACCACTTCGTGTAGTGGTCCAAGTCTTGTTCTTTGAACAACTGAAGCTGCGCACATCTGTTGCTGGCTGGTTTTTTGCTTCTGACAACGTTGAGAACTCACAAAACATGAATGCAAATCTGTCTCTGATGAGAAATGATGGCAGCATTCCACACAACCCGGTTGTGGCTTTTGATAACATGAAAGAGAGAGTGGCTGAACTTGAGAAGGAGTACTTGAGCATGAAGCATGATTTGGAAAAAATGATGAAGTCAAAGGGAGGTTGGAACATGTTCCTTAGGAAATTGGGTTGGAAGCTTGTGCCTAAACCCTCTAATGCCAATGTCTCCAAGCCATGCCGGAAGTCCAAAATATCACCGGCAACTACTGCCCAGATGGAAGAAAAGGCCATGCAAGTGAAATGA